A window from Chryseobacterium vaccae encodes these proteins:
- a CDS encoding MFS transporter, with amino-acid sequence MDITTQSKQKNSILTVIIASSAGTLIEWYDMFLAIILAGSLSVNLFPADGSSHFLETLAVVASSFMFRPIGSLIFGNIGDKIGRKYSFLLSLILMGASTFLIGCIPNFSSIGWAAPILLLVCRLMQGLAISGEYAGAVIYVAEHAPANKRGFYTGFIQATVPIGLLVCLSVIFVTRTMMSETDFNSFGWRIPFLLSSVLVLLSYFARKKLHESPVFEELKKAGKTSKAPVKEAFTTKGNIKLMLKAIFGGNAAQSSVMQTSLFVTLFFMQRAVKLEETTVLMITGVVTLFSAYFYQYFGALSDKIGRKKVLIGGLISSLILIPTSFYLFMKIGNPDGLTEVHAISTAATLKIMGISFLLSVAGAATYGPLGAFMLEIFPTKIRYTSMGFAQNMGNGFIGGATTFVTEFIKTSFVVSVALTPFIGLAYPVLLVVIAIIVNILFVPETYKTDLTEEENVDTVNAKANQSLSEV; translated from the coding sequence ATGGATATTACAACACAATCAAAGCAAAAAAACAGCATTCTGACTGTTATTATTGCGTCATCTGCAGGAACCTTGATCGAATGGTACGATATGTTTCTGGCAATTATTCTGGCAGGTTCACTTTCGGTAAACCTTTTCCCTGCTGACGGGTCATCCCACTTCTTAGAAACATTGGCCGTAGTCGCTTCATCATTCATGTTCAGACCAATTGGATCACTTATTTTTGGAAATATTGGTGACAAAATTGGACGAAAATACTCTTTCCTTCTTTCATTAATCTTAATGGGAGCTTCAACCTTCCTGATTGGGTGTATTCCCAATTTTTCAAGCATTGGCTGGGCTGCTCCAATTTTACTTTTAGTTTGCAGATTAATGCAGGGATTAGCTATCAGTGGCGAATATGCAGGTGCTGTAATTTACGTTGCAGAACACGCACCGGCAAATAAAAGAGGATTTTACACAGGTTTTATTCAGGCAACGGTTCCTATCGGACTTTTGGTTTGTTTAAGTGTAATCTTCGTGACAAGAACAATGATGTCTGAAACAGATTTCAATAGCTTCGGATGGAGAATTCCATTTTTATTAAGTTCAGTTTTGGTTCTTTTAAGTTATTTCGCCAGAAAAAAACTTCATGAAAGTCCGGTTTTTGAAGAGCTTAAAAAAGCAGGAAAAACAAGTAAAGCTCCAGTAAAAGAAGCGTTTACCACAAAAGGAAATATTAAATTGATGCTGAAAGCTATTTTCGGAGGTAATGCAGCACAAAGTTCTGTAATGCAGACCAGCCTTTTCGTCACGCTTTTCTTCATGCAGCGTGCTGTGAAATTAGAAGAAACTACAGTTTTAATGATTACAGGTGTTGTTACTTTGTTCAGTGCTTATTTCTACCAATATTTTGGAGCTTTAAGTGATAAAATCGGACGGAAAAAAGTACTGATTGGCGGTTTAATTTCAAGTTTAATCTTAATTCCAACCTCATTCTATTTATTTATGAAAATCGGAAATCCGGATGGCTTAACGGAAGTTCATGCCATCAGCACTGCCGCAACTTTAAAGATTATGGGAATCAGTTTCCTTCTTTCTGTAGCCGGAGCAGCAACCTATGGACCTTTAGGTGCATTTATGCTTGAGATTTTCCCAACCAAAATCCGTTATACAAGTATGGGATTTGCTCAAAACATGGGGAACGGCTTTATCGGTGGGGCGACAACCTTTGTAACTGAATTTATTAAGACTTCATTTGTGGTAAGCGTTGCTTTGACTCCTTTCATTGGGTTGGCTTATCCGGTTTTATTGGTTGTTATTGCAATTATTGTCAATATTTTGTTTGTTCCTGAAACCTACAAAACAGATCTTACCGAAGAAGAAAATGTAGATACAGTGAATGCTAAGGCAAACCAAAGTCTTTCAGAAGTTTAA
- the cas2 gene encoding CRISPR-associated endonuclease Cas2, protein MNAERFNAYRIMWVLVLYDLPTETKANMKDASRFRKSLLDDGFTLFQFSMYVRHCPSRENAEVHIKRVKFMLPKAGKVAIMCITDKQFGDIEIFFARNKEEPPPTFQQLELF, encoded by the coding sequence ATGAATGCCGAAAGGTTTAATGCTTATCGAATTATGTGGGTTTTAGTATTATATGATTTGCCGACAGAAACTAAAGCCAATATGAAAGACGCTAGCCGCTTTCGTAAATCTTTGCTTGATGATGGTTTTACGTTATTTCAGTTTTCAATGTATGTAAGGCATTGTCCTAGTCGTGAAAATGCTGAGGTTCATATTAAAAGAGTAAAATTCATGCTTCCAAAAGCCGGAAAAGTAGCTATTATGTGCATTACCGACAAACAGTTTGGAGATATTGAGATATTCTTTGCCAGAAATAAAGAAGAACCCCCTCCAACCTTTCAACAGCTTGAATTATTCTAA
- a CDS encoding glycosyl hydrolase family 28-related protein: MATIELNDPFTGEWTVFTEATHKYDGTLITTGNTDDIIYKNVNNVFYRRVLPNDTVNVRWFGASGDGNTNDTQAVQNACNIRKNIYFPEGIYLVNIEVKHKAKIFGASSSTTFIKPYDYNQPAMILNDQKAPYWQYATIIEELTFEGGNQTDWKGYGISMAKAHESEYSSQDEFNGNITFRNVDFKFFNKGLQGLFGNIGMDFYSVGIHHNKYGMYFLDNKFGTNLDIMHAGNKYFYSGEISGNEVGIYIHNETEGFGGVTFSNVIFEHNDINTYINGNNAITPIVIESCWNEGSGTVKKTTPISIDT; this comes from the coding sequence ATGGCAACAATTGAATTAAATGATCCCTTCACCGGAGAGTGGACTGTTTTTACGGAAGCAACCCATAAATATGACGGAACTCTTATTACAACAGGTAATACAGATGATATTATTTATAAAAATGTAAACAATGTATTTTACCGCAGAGTACTTCCCAATGACACTGTAAACGTAAGATGGTTTGGAGCTTCCGGAGATGGAAACACCAATGATACTCAGGCTGTACAGAATGCTTGCAATATCAGAAAAAACATCTATTTTCCCGAAGGTATTTACCTTGTAAATATTGAAGTAAAACACAAAGCCAAAATATTTGGAGCTAGCAGCAGCACTACCTTTATAAAACCTTATGATTATAATCAACCTGCTATGATTTTAAATGACCAAAAGGCTCCTTACTGGCAGTATGCAACAATTATTGAAGAATTAACTTTCGAAGGCGGAAATCAAACAGATTGGAAAGGCTATGGTATCAGTATGGCTAAAGCTCACGAATCAGAATACAGTTCTCAGGATGAATTCAATGGTAATATCACTTTCAGGAATGTAGATTTCAAATTTTTTAATAAGGGATTACAGGGGTTATTCGGAAACATTGGAATGGATTTTTATTCTGTGGGAATTCATCATAATAAATACGGGATGTATTTTCTTGATAATAAATTTGGAACCAATCTGGATATTATGCATGCTGGTAATAAGTATTTTTATAGCGGTGAAATATCCGGAAATGAAGTAGGTATATATATTCATAATGAAACGGAAGGGTTTGGAGGAGTAACTTTCAGTAATGTTATCTTTGAGCACAATGATATCAATACCTATATCAACGGTAACAATGCTATTACTCCAATTGTTATTGAATCGTGTTGGAATGAAGGATCCGGGACTGTCAAAAAGACTACTCCTATATCAATAGACACATGA
- a CDS encoding GLPGLI family protein yields the protein MKVHLIILILFSSFLFGQNSSFIYDLRYKPNSDSTKTEKLTYYLDVREKESLFRSNKFRRSDSLRVKRGTPEGYDTQFNNRQLYVKKNFTSNETKRYVFVPIVYKTYAIDITDQLDWKISDEKQMIGSYNCQKAEVSYGGRNWEAWFTTDIAISDGPYIFKGLPGLIVKINDEKSDFQFNLVQVKNSNWKELYPAKIEKMIAWSDYEKLQSDFYSDPLSAVKPSAITNYDEAGNVVKTDLREMREMMKKHIRAQNNPIELNHKVEYK from the coding sequence ATGAAAGTACATTTAATTATTCTCATTTTATTTTCTTCATTCCTTTTCGGACAGAATTCAAGCTTTATTTATGATTTGAGATACAAACCGAACTCAGACAGCACCAAAACTGAAAAACTTACCTATTATCTGGACGTAAGGGAAAAGGAGTCCCTGTTTCGTTCCAACAAGTTCAGGAGATCAGATTCATTGAGGGTAAAGAGAGGAACTCCTGAAGGATATGATACCCAATTTAATAACAGACAGCTATATGTCAAAAAGAATTTCACGTCTAATGAAACCAAAAGATATGTTTTTGTTCCGATAGTATATAAAACATATGCTATTGATATTACAGACCAGCTTGACTGGAAAATTTCAGATGAGAAACAAATGATCGGCAGCTATAACTGTCAGAAAGCTGAAGTAAGTTATGGAGGAAGAAACTGGGAAGCATGGTTTACCACAGATATAGCCATTTCTGACGGACCTTATATTTTTAAAGGGCTACCCGGATTAATTGTAAAAATAAATGATGAAAAATCCGATTTTCAGTTTAATTTGGTTCAGGTAAAGAACTCCAACTGGAAAGAGCTGTATCCTGCAAAAATTGAAAAAATGATTGCGTGGAGCGATTATGAAAAGCTTCAGAGCGACTTTTACAGTGATCCGCTTTCTGCCGTAAAACCATCTGCTATTACCAACTATGATGAGGCAGGAAATGTCGTGAAAACTGATTTAAGAGAGATGAGAGAAATGATGAAGAAACATATCCGCGCACAAAATAACCCTATAGAACTGAATCATAAAGTGGAGTATAAATAA
- a CDS encoding ferritin, producing the protein MNTNRLSTNVEKALSAQMNKEIHASHVFLSYGIWADDKGYQGIANFLYRHAQEERNHSIKFMEYILNRGGKPKVEAIPEPPADPESLSACFDGVFKHEVDNTTAIYKIVDLALEEKDWATWNFMQWFVQEQIEEETLAQNLIDKLKIAGGDRATDESLFTLDRVLQDAPNDVPLAQEATGNNP; encoded by the coding sequence ATGAATACTAACCGACTTTCCACCAATGTGGAAAAAGCATTGAGTGCTCAGATGAACAAAGAAATTCACGCATCACACGTTTTTTTATCTTACGGAATCTGGGCAGATGATAAAGGATATCAGGGAATTGCCAATTTTCTATACAGGCATGCACAGGAAGAAAGAAATCATTCTATTAAATTCATGGAATACATTCTGAACAGAGGCGGAAAACCTAAAGTAGAGGCTATTCCCGAACCACCAGCTGATCCTGAATCTCTATCAGCCTGCTTTGACGGTGTTTTCAAACATGAGGTAGATAACACTACGGCCATCTATAAAATTGTAGATCTGGCACTGGAAGAAAAAGACTGGGCAACATGGAACTTTATGCAATGGTTTGTTCAGGAACAGATTGAAGAGGAAACATTGGCCCAAAATCTGATTGATAAATTAAAAATTGCAGGTGGCGACCGTGCTACAGACGAGTCCTTATTTACACTGGACAGAGTTCTGCAGGATGCACCAAATGACGTGCCGCTGGCTCAGGAAGCCACGGGGAATAATCCATAA
- a CDS encoding DcaP family trimeric outer membrane transporter, with product MKRKFLQRTLAGALLSVSILGNAQQNTSDKTINDSLVSAKPVIVAQPQEAKVKVDFYGFIRNDIFYDTRQNIGAGENIVPLYPRDRALDVNGEDINDSPKFHMLSVVSRAGINVKGPDVLGAKTAGILEGEFFGATEGGINEFRLRHAYITLDWEKTQLGVGQYWHPMVILDCLPNVVNYSTGSPIFALNRNPQVRLTHKLSDKFKVIAAINSQRDFTPNTTPYRDSGMPSTHLQFQYKSSKFVAGIAAQYEELRPQLSSGTPPIVNNNRVKSFTAMAYAKAITKPLTISASAMMGQNSASLVMLGGFIGYAAPGQADIFRTMNTRSGWIDFQQTTAKKVAFGLFAGYVKNMGANDPVEGRVATTYGVTSSWGAISATPGGRSVDHLWRVVPRVDWILSKAIRLRFEVENTVATWGNAQSNGRGIGNEYNARNNRFHVATFFMF from the coding sequence ATGAAAAGAAAATTCTTACAACGCACTTTAGCTGGTGCTTTGCTGAGTGTTTCAATATTGGGAAATGCACAGCAAAATACATCAGACAAAACAATTAATGACTCTTTAGTTAGTGCAAAGCCAGTTATTGTGGCTCAACCTCAAGAAGCAAAAGTAAAAGTTGACTTTTATGGTTTCATCCGAAATGATATTTTCTACGATACCAGACAAAACATTGGTGCAGGAGAAAACATCGTTCCGCTTTATCCAAGAGATCGTGCACTGGATGTGAATGGTGAGGATATCAACGATTCCCCAAAATTTCATATGCTTTCAGTCGTTTCACGAGCGGGTATCAATGTAAAAGGTCCGGATGTTTTAGGAGCAAAAACAGCAGGTATTTTGGAAGGTGAATTTTTTGGTGCCACAGAAGGCGGAATCAACGAGTTTCGTTTAAGACATGCATACATTACTTTAGACTGGGAAAAAACACAGCTTGGAGTAGGGCAGTACTGGCATCCAATGGTAATTCTTGACTGTCTTCCGAATGTGGTTAACTACAGTACAGGTTCTCCGATTTTTGCATTAAACAGAAATCCTCAGGTAAGATTGACACATAAACTTTCAGATAAATTTAAAGTAATTGCCGCTATCAACTCGCAGCGTGATTTTACCCCAAACACCACACCTTACCGAGACAGCGGAATGCCTTCGACTCATTTACAGTTTCAATATAAATCTTCAAAATTTGTTGCTGGAATTGCCGCACAATACGAAGAGTTAAGACCACAACTGTCTTCAGGAACACCGCCAATCGTGAACAATAACCGTGTGAAAAGCTTTACAGCAATGGCATACGCAAAAGCAATCACAAAACCTTTGACAATCAGTGCATCTGCAATGATGGGGCAAAACTCTGCATCACTCGTGATGCTGGGAGGTTTCATAGGCTATGCAGCACCGGGACAGGCAGATATTTTCAGAACAATGAATACAAGAAGCGGTTGGATTGATTTTCAACAGACAACTGCTAAAAAAGTGGCATTCGGACTTTTCGCAGGTTATGTGAAAAACATGGGTGCTAATGATCCTGTTGAAGGAAGAGTAGCGACAACTTATGGTGTAACTTCTTCTTGGGGCGCAATTTCTGCAACTCCAGGAGGGCGAAGTGTTGATCATTTATGGAGAGTGGTTCCGCGTGTTGATTGGATTTTGAGCAAAGCAATTCGTCTGAGATTTGAGGTTGAGAATACAGTAGCCACCTGGGGAAATGCTCAAAGCAACGGAAGAGGTATCGGAAACGAATACAATGCACGAAACAACCGCTTCCACGTCGCGACTTTCTTTATGTTCTAA
- a CDS encoding YceI family protein yields the protein MKKLSVIALVGVGLLAASCNKEKSAETPGAAQEQTVAESKGEVLAVDTVASIVNWKAFHKGGFAPRWGTLNVKSGDLSVEGGQVTAGNFVIDMKSLKVDPASVTEKDKKPEDLVAHLKNEDFFNVEKNPVSDFKITSVADLKEAPKDAVAGANKTVSGNLTLLGKTMNVTFPAKVDVAEGTAAVQAKFTVNRADWGIKFGTSEADPAEWMISKDIEIAVDVKAKK from the coding sequence ATGAAAAAACTTAGCGTAATTGCATTAGTAGGAGTAGGATTGCTTGCAGCATCATGTAATAAAGAAAAATCAGCGGAAACTCCGGGTGCAGCTCAGGAGCAGACTGTTGCAGAAAGCAAAGGAGAAGTGTTGGCAGTGGATACTGTGGCTTCTATCGTAAACTGGAAAGCTTTCCATAAAGGAGGTTTTGCTCCACGTTGGGGTACACTTAATGTAAAATCAGGGGATTTAAGTGTTGAAGGAGGACAGGTTACTGCAGGAAACTTCGTAATTGATATGAAGTCTCTGAAAGTTGATCCGGCTTCAGTAACTGAAAAAGATAAAAAACCTGAAGATCTTGTAGCCCACTTAAAAAATGAAGATTTCTTTAACGTTGAAAAAAATCCGGTTTCAGATTTTAAAATCACAAGCGTAGCTGATCTTAAAGAAGCCCCTAAAGATGCCGTAGCAGGAGCTAATAAAACAGTAAGCGGAAACCTTACTTTATTAGGAAAAACAATGAACGTAACTTTCCCTGCTAAAGTAGATGTAGCTGAAGGTACAGCAGCTGTTCAGGCTAAATTCACTGTAAACAGAGCTGACTGGGGAATCAAATTCGGTACTTCAGAAGCAGATCCTGCAGAATGGATGATTAGCAAGGATATCGAGATTGCTGTGGATGTAAAGGCTAAGAAATAA
- the typA gene encoding translational GTPase TypA, translated as MQNIRNIAIIAHVDHGKTTLVDKIIHATNIFRENQESGELIMDNNDLERERGITILSKNISVTYKDTKINVIDTPGHADFGGEVERVLKMADGVILLVDAFEGPMPQTRFVLQKALELGLRPLVVINKVDKPNCRPDEVHDQVFDLFFNLEATEEQLDFPTFYGSSKQGWFNTSLEQTEDILPLLDGILQYVPAPKVEEGNLQMQITSLDFSSFLGRIAIGKVTRGEIKESQWIGLAQADGKVLKGKVKELYVFEGLGKKKVTEVQAGDICAVVGFDAFQIGDSFVDLENPEPLERTAIDEPTLNMTFSINNSPFFGKDGKYVTSNHLKERLTKELEKNLALRVQQTDDANTFLVFGRGILHLSVLIETMRREGYEMTIGQPQVILREIDGEKCEPYESLVVDVPEEFASRVIDLATQRKGDLHIMETKGEMQHMEFEIPSRGLIGLRSQMLTATAGEAIMAHRFTEYKPFKGAIPGRNNGVLISKTQGPATEYSIAKLQDRGKFFVDPGEEIYAGMIIGEQNKPGDLVVNIVEAKQLNNMRASGKDKDTGVAPKILFSLEECMEYIQHDECIEVTPNFIRMRKKLLSEEERKRVERSAKA; from the coding sequence ATGCAAAACATTAGAAATATTGCGATTATCGCACACGTTGACCACGGGAAGACGACTCTGGTTGACAAAATCATTCACGCTACCAACATTTTCCGTGAAAATCAGGAAAGCGGGGAATTAATTATGGATAACAATGATCTTGAAAGAGAAAGAGGGATCACCATCTTATCCAAGAATATTTCTGTTACTTATAAAGACACAAAAATTAACGTAATTGATACTCCTGGTCACGCCGATTTCGGTGGAGAAGTAGAAAGAGTATTGAAAATGGCTGATGGAGTTATTCTATTGGTGGATGCGTTCGAAGGACCAATGCCACAGACAAGATTCGTACTTCAGAAAGCTCTGGAATTAGGATTGAGACCATTAGTGGTAATCAATAAAGTAGATAAGCCAAACTGCCGTCCGGACGAAGTTCACGATCAGGTATTTGATTTATTCTTCAACCTTGAAGCTACTGAAGAACAGCTTGATTTCCCTACATTCTACGGATCTTCAAAACAAGGTTGGTTCAACACTTCATTAGAGCAGACCGAAGATATTTTACCACTATTAGACGGGATTTTACAATACGTTCCTGCTCCAAAAGTAGAAGAAGGAAACCTTCAGATGCAGATTACTTCTTTAGATTTCTCTTCTTTCTTAGGAAGAATTGCCATCGGGAAAGTAACAAGAGGAGAGATCAAAGAATCTCAGTGGATTGGTCTTGCTCAGGCAGATGGTAAAGTGTTGAAAGGTAAAGTAAAAGAACTTTATGTTTTCGAAGGATTAGGAAAGAAAAAAGTAACCGAAGTACAGGCAGGTGATATCTGTGCCGTAGTAGGTTTTGATGCTTTCCAGATTGGTGATTCTTTCGTTGATCTTGAAAATCCTGAACCATTGGAAAGAACGGCAATTGATGAGCCTACATTGAACATGACGTTCTCTATCAACAATTCACCTTTCTTCGGTAAAGACGGTAAATATGTTACGTCTAATCACCTGAAAGAAAGATTAACAAAAGAATTAGAGAAAAACTTAGCATTAAGAGTTCAGCAGACTGATGATGCAAACACGTTCCTTGTATTCGGTAGAGGTATTCTTCACTTATCTGTTTTAATTGAAACAATGAGAAGAGAAGGGTATGAAATGACTATCGGACAGCCGCAGGTAATCCTGAGAGAAATTGACGGTGAAAAATGTGAGCCTTATGAATCCTTGGTAGTGGATGTTCCTGAAGAATTCGCTTCAAGAGTAATCGATTTAGCTACTCAGAGAAAAGGAGATCTTCACATTATGGAAACGAAAGGAGAAATGCAGCATATGGAATTCGAAATTCCTTCAAGAGGATTAATCGGATTACGTTCTCAGATGTTGACTGCTACTGCGGGGGAAGCTATTATGGCACACCGTTTCACAGAATATAAGCCTTTCAAAGGAGCTATTCCTGGAAGAAACAACGGGGTGTTAATCAGCAAAACTCAAGGTCCGGCAACAGAATACTCTATTGCTAAATTACAGGACAGAGGTAAATTCTTCGTAGATCCAGGTGAGGAAATCTATGCTGGGATGATCATCGGTGAACAAAATAAACCAGGCGACCTTGTTGTAAACATCGTAGAAGCGAAGCAGTTGAACAACATGAGAGCTTCTGGAAAAGATAAAGATACAGGTGTTGCTCCAAAAATCTTATTCTCTCTTGAAGAGTGTATGGAATATATTCAGCATGATGAATGTATCGAGGTAACTCCAAACTTCATCAGAATGCGTAAAAAACTTCTTTCTGAAGAAGAAAGAAAAAGAGTAGAAAGATCAGCAAAAGCTTAA
- the cas1 gene encoding type II CRISPR-associated endonuclease Cas1: MITRSIYIGNPAYLKLKDEQMYILEPSTKEMKGKVPVEDLGLLMLDHFQITISHQLIQKMMGNNVVVVSCDGHHLPHGIMLPLYGHTEHSDRIKDQLEASEPLKKQLWKQTVECKIENQKEVLKRLGNYYEPMIDYQNNVKSGDVTNMEGIAAQHYWKYLISLDFLRQRFGDSPNQFFNFGYSVLRSIVARAIVETGLLPVLGVFHKNKYNPYCLADDLMEPYRPFVDLLVMQWLAIHSETEDLTKEFKAFILQIATKDVKIDDKTRPLLVAVKTTATSLYKCYTGEKRLISYPELI; the protein is encoded by the coding sequence ATGATCACCCGTTCCATCTACATCGGTAACCCTGCTTATCTTAAACTTAAAGATGAACAGATGTATATTTTAGAGCCTTCCACTAAAGAAATGAAGGGTAAAGTTCCGGTGGAAGATTTGGGATTATTGATGTTGGATCACTTCCAGATTACGATCTCACATCAATTGATTCAGAAAATGATGGGAAACAATGTAGTAGTGGTGAGTTGTGATGGTCATCATTTACCACATGGAATTATGCTTCCGCTTTATGGACACACTGAACATTCTGATCGGATTAAAGATCAATTAGAAGCCAGTGAACCTCTCAAAAAACAACTTTGGAAACAAACTGTAGAATGTAAAATTGAAAACCAAAAAGAAGTTTTAAAACGCTTAGGAAATTATTACGAACCGATGATTGATTACCAGAATAACGTGAAAAGCGGTGATGTTACCAATATGGAAGGTATTGCAGCACAACATTACTGGAAATACCTCATCAGTCTGGATTTTCTGAGGCAGCGTTTTGGAGATTCGCCTAATCAATTTTTTAATTTTGGGTATTCGGTTCTCAGAAGCATTGTGGCAAGAGCGATTGTAGAGACCGGATTGCTTCCCGTTCTCGGAGTTTTTCATAAAAATAAATATAATCCTTATTGTCTTGCCGATGATCTGATGGAGCCTTATCGCCCTTTTGTCGATTTATTGGTAATGCAATGGCTTGCAATCCATTCAGAAACGGAAGATTTAACTAAAGAATTTAAAGCTTTTATCTTACAGATTGCGACCAAAGATGTGAAAATAGATGATAAAACCAGACCATTACTGGTAGCCGTAAAAACAACAGCCACATCACTGTATAAATGTTATACGGGAGAAAAACGCCTGATCTCTTATCCTGAACTGATATGA
- a CDS encoding glycoside hydrolase family 10 protein, whose translation MKITKIKLVCILGFFASFSISCAVRENGPKSKTTKTVKSSNNTVKAPNPAKVPPIATALGEEDFKVNLPVIKREFRGAWIASVANINWPSRNNLSVEQQKAEAISMLNMLQENNFNAVIFQIRPSADALYTSSIEPWSYFLTGQTGTPPYPNYDPLQFWIEESHKRGLELHVWLNPYRAHHSNGGSVNGHSMASKLSDIVVKLKNGMYWFDPANPRTQGHVSNVVKDIVKRYDIDAVHFDDYFYPYAVYNRGADFPDNASWNEYLRNGGTLSRADWRRDNVNKFVERIYKEVHAEKNYVKFGISPFGIWKPGYPAGIVGSSQYDELYADAKLWLNKGWVDYFSPQLYWPIDSKGQGFEALLNWWKSENVMNRHVWPGLNTVEIKVADRPTEIKNQIEISRQVLKNDAGEIHWSIAGLTKNPNMLPVLKNGPYKEKALVPKSPWIKADPLQIPTLFITDGGNAAQARWSTKNIGDVFQWILFTQYNGVWETEILTLDTLSKDIPKNKNGQKLNAVAIKAVDRLGNESDYSARKVK comes from the coding sequence ATGAAAATCACTAAAATAAAATTAGTCTGCATATTAGGTTTCTTTGCATCTTTCAGCATTTCTTGTGCTGTGAGGGAAAACGGACCTAAATCCAAAACGACAAAAACAGTAAAGTCATCAAATAACACGGTTAAAGCTCCGAATCCTGCAAAAGTTCCGCCTATTGCGACAGCATTAGGTGAAGAAGATTTTAAAGTGAATCTTCCAGTAATCAAGCGTGAATTTCGTGGAGCTTGGATTGCGAGTGTGGCAAACATTAATTGGCCTTCAAGAAATAATTTATCGGTTGAGCAGCAAAAAGCTGAAGCAATCAGTATGTTGAATATGCTTCAGGAAAATAACTTCAATGCTGTCATCTTTCAGATAAGACCCTCTGCAGATGCTTTATACACCAGCAGTATTGAACCTTGGTCGTATTTCCTGACCGGGCAGACCGGAACACCTCCGTATCCAAATTACGACCCCCTGCAATTTTGGATTGAAGAATCTCACAAAAGAGGATTAGAGCTTCACGTATGGTTAAATCCTTATCGTGCTCATCACTCAAACGGAGGAAGTGTGAATGGGCATTCAATGGCCAGTAAACTCTCTGATATTGTAGTGAAGCTGAAGAACGGAATGTATTGGTTTGATCCGGCAAATCCAAGAACTCAGGGACATGTTTCCAATGTAGTAAAAGACATTGTGAAAAGATATGATATTGATGCCGTTCATTTTGATGATTATTTTTATCCTTATGCCGTTTATAACAGAGGAGCAGACTTTCCTGATAATGCATCATGGAATGAATATCTGAGAAACGGGGGAACATTATCCAGAGCAGATTGGAGAAGAGATAATGTCAATAAATTTGTAGAAAGAATCTATAAAGAAGTTCATGCCGAAAAAAACTATGTAAAATTCGGAATCAGCCCGTTCGGAATCTGGAAGCCTGGCTATCCTGCCGGAATCGTAGGATCTTCCCAATATGACGAACTGTATGCAGATGCTAAATTATGGCTGAATAAAGGCTGGGTAGATTATTTTTCACCACAGCTGTATTGGCCGATTGATTCTAAAGGACAGGGATTTGAAGCTTTGCTGAACTGGTGGAAGTCAGAAAATGTAATGAACCGCCACGTATGGCCGGGATTAAATACCGTTGAAATAAAGGTAGCAGACCGTCCCACTGAAATTAAAAATCAGATCGAGATTTCCAGGCAGGTCTTAAAGAATGATGCCGGAGAAATACATTGGAGTATTGCCGGGCTTACCAAAAATCCCAATATGCTTCCTGTTCTGAAAAATGGACCTTACAAAGAAAAAGCTCTGGTTCCGAAATCTCCATGGATTAAAGCAGATCCGTTACAAATTCCCACTCTATTTATTACAGATGGTGGAAATGCCGCTCAGGCCAGATGGAGTACGAAAAATATAGGAGATGTCTTCCAATGGATTCTTTTCACTCAATACAATGGTGTTTGGGAAACTGAAATTCTCACACTTGACACCCTTTCTAAAGATATTCCGAAGAATAAAAACGGACAAAAACTGAATGCTGTGGCCATAAAAGCAGTAGACAGGCTAGGAAACGAAAGTGATTATTCAGCAAGGAAAGTGAAATAA
- a CDS encoding DUF1294 domain-containing protein yields the protein MLLYLFLINIIVFIVYGYDKYLSKSHKRRISENALLGLSLLGGIIGAASGMIIFNHKTSKKSFLVKFFLVVLIDLVLLYRLMRH from the coding sequence ATGTTATTGTATCTCTTTCTTATAAACATAATCGTATTCATTGTTTACGGTTATGATAAGTATCTTTCTAAAAGCCATAAAAGACGGATCTCTGAAAATGCCCTTTTAGGACTTTCACTTCTGGGAGGAATCATAGGAGCTGCTTCAGGAATGATCATTTTCAATCATAAAACTTCAAAAAAATCATTTCTTGTCAAGTTTTTTCTGGTGGTTTTAATTGATTTGGTGCTGCTGTATAGGTTGATGAGGCATTGA